A part of Pungitius pungitius chromosome 15, fPunPun2.1, whole genome shotgun sequence genomic DNA contains:
- the LOC119209526 gene encoding uncharacterized protein LOC119209526: MKHWMGNMLILTLWLGNYLKLLILSLLLGFSCQELKPVKTEENSVEDTTVTLSYIYSKQATGSDYFFWYRQYPGKPPKFLISHSATGTVGINEIDGLNVKVDGNRISLNLPSAAVSDSAVYYCAVRPTGSMYEASTSPSFKMLSSLMLLVILKGFSCEELKPVKTEENGVEDTTVTLSCNYSSQFTDYFFWYRQFPGKSPDFLIGHVGRQHAKSSRLSVKVSDDKTRMDLNISSAAVSDSAVYYCAVKPTVTGNTTTLYKNPWSKDNNAHHPSEGVSLSISSAGCETSV, from the exons ATGAAACACTGGATGGGAAACATGCTGATTCTGACTCTCTGGCTAGGTAACTATTTAAAGCTCCTGATA TTATCTCTTcttttaggattcagctgtcaagaactcaaaccagtgaagacagaagagaacagTGTAGAAGACACAACTGTTACTCTGTCCTACATTTACTCCAAACAGGCAACTGGTAGTGATTATTTCTTCTGGTATCGACAATATCCAGGAAAACCACCAAAGTTCCTAATCTCCCACTCTGCTACAGGGACTGTGGGAATAAATGAAATCGATGGACTGAACGTCAAAGTTGATGGAAACCGAATCAGTCTGAACCTCCCCTCTGCTGCAGTGTCAGACTCTGCTGTGTACTACTGTGCTGTGAGgcccaca GGTTCAATGTACGAAGCCTCAACATCTCCTTCATTCAAAATGCTGTCATCACTGATGCTTCTAGTTATTCTCAAAG gattcagctgtgaaGAACTCAAACCAGTGAAGACAGAGGAGAACGGTGTAGAAGACACAACTGTTACTCTGTCCTGCAATTACTCCAGTCAGTTTACAGATTATTTCTTCTGGTATCGACAATTTCCAGGAAAAAGCCCAGATTTCCTGATCGGGCACGTTGGAAGACAACATGCAAAAAGCTCTAGACTGTCTGTTAAAGTGAGTGATGATAAAACCAGAATGGATCTGAACAtctcgtctgctgcagtgtcagactctgctgtgtactactgtgctgtgaagcccacagtgacaggaaacaccaCAACCCTGTACAAGAACCCCTGGAGCAAAGACAACAATGCACACCATCCATCAGAGGGAGTCTCGCTCTCAATAAGTTCAGCAGGATGTGAAACTAGCGTATAA